In one Silene latifolia isolate original U9 population chromosome 10, ASM4854445v1, whole genome shotgun sequence genomic region, the following are encoded:
- the LOC141609000 gene encoding T-complex protein 1 subunit beta-like codes for MAIDRILKDDAFEEKGDRARMSTFVGAIAITDLINTTLGPKGMDKILQSTGRGYNVTVTNDGATIMKSLQIDNPAAKVIIGIL; via the exons ATGGCG ATTGATAGAATATTGAAAGACGATGCATTTGAGGAGAAAGGCGATCGTGCTAGGATG TCGACATTTGTTGGCGCAATTGCAATTACGGATTTGATAAACACAACCCTAGGCCCGAAGGGGATG gATAAGATTTTGCAGTCAACTGGCAGGGGTTATAATGTGACTGTCACAAACGATGGCGCTACCATCATGAAGTCGCTTCAGATTGATAATCCTGCTGCTAAAGTTATTATTGGTATCctttaa